ATTTGCAGTTCGGTCAGTGCCAAGACTTGTTCATCTGTCAGGGTGGACACAGACTCAAAGCTGTTAACATTTGTACTGACGGGTGGAATCGAGAGTTTAATTGTATCGCTCAGAATGCTGGCAACATCCCGATTTGCTAAATGTGCAAAGCGTTCGGCACGTTGGTAAATCTCATCTGGCAAGGTAATGGTGATTTTGGTACTCATGGCTCTTATAGAGATTCTTCTCTATTATCTCTTGTCTGTGATGCGATCGCTCTAAATCTGCTTAGGAAGCATTCAACAAGTCAGAATCATCAGAACAATTTACTTTGATTATCAGGAAAAAACACTAATTAACGCATTCCAGGTTGCGTTACACTATAAACTAATCTATTGATTAATGTAGACTGGTAAAACCATCATGGAAAAAATAGAAGTTGAAGTAGATAGACTTACCTTTGAACGAGCAAAAACTCTAGCAATAGTCAATCAATCAAGTCTATCAGAATTGATTACTCACGTAATTGAACGTTTAGCAGAAATTCAGGAGAAAAAAGATCCATTAATGGGATTATATGCTGATGTTCCAGAGATTGTAGATGAAATTGTTGCCGAAGCTATGGAAAAAAGAGGGCATAATTTAGCGGATGAATAAAGTAGAAAAATCCCTAATTGATACGGATATTCTTTCAGAAATTATTAAACGAGTAAATCCTGTTATTATTGCTAAGGCTAATATTTACTTAAATGAATTTGATAAATATACAATTTCTGTAATCACAGTTATGGAAATTGTAGAAGGTTGGCAAAAACGCAAGCAAGAGCAACGTCTTCAGCAGTTTTTAACTATCCTGAATTCACAGGAAATATTATCTTTTGAATTGACAGAAGCAGTTTTAGCCGGGAGAATATACGCTGATTTAGAGGCAGTAGGAAAAAGGATTGGTTATCCTGATTGTATGATTGCTGCTATTGCTATCCATCATAATCTGACTTTAGTTACTGGTAATTTATCTCATTACCAAAGAATTCAAAACTTAGGTTATTCACTCAGACTAGATAACTGGCGTTTATAATATTAGCATAAAACTTTACCATAATTTTAGCAGGTTCTTATCTCTTGTCTGTGTTGCGATCTCTCCACTATTGAAGTTACTGCAAATACAGTTATTACTTGTGGGCAGGCTTGTGTGACTTGATAATTTGCGCTAGCTTACTGAATCGTTTTGTTGTCATAATTCTCCATATCATCACATATTTTCAGAGACTCTAATTCTTGCAATATCTGTAGAAGCCTGGAGTCACAAAGAACCTTTTGAGCGGAGGCAAAGAAGCTTTTTGGATCAACCAGATTTTGTTGTCTATAAACACTGGCTTGCAAACCCATCTCTAAACAATCAATCTCATGAATAAAGCGAGCTTCTGGTGATGTTCCTGCTTCATACTCTTTCCACAACGCCAAGTGAGTGGAACCACCAGGTAGTTTCGATAGAACTTTTTCCACAGATTGATATTCGAGACGCTGTTTTTCTGAGGACTCCACATTATCTAGAGGTGTAAAGTCACCTGCATGAATTTCTCCAAGGTCATGTAATAACGCCATGCAAATCACTTTCCACTTATCCAATTCAGGAAAGTAAGATTCCACCAAAAATAGTGCCAATAGAGTGACGCAAAATGAATGTTCAGCAACACTCTCGCAATTCTGAGAGGGGATACCACGTTGCAACCAACCTTGGCGATAGAGTTGTTTGAGATGATTGAACTCAAAATACGCTTCAACAATGGCTGATACTTTTTGGTTTTTGAGAAAATCGTGGGGTAAAGGAGCTTTAGTTTTCATGGTGGAGGTAATTGAGAAATAAGTACAGTCCAAATTTGTCGTTCTTCCAGGCGATGAATGTAAGTTTTTTCAACAGCTTTGATCATTACTTCACATATAGTAGTTTTGCCTGAACCCGTTGATAGTAAATCTTTATGTCCGCGCCCGAACAGGGACAGATGCTCACTGGTTTTCTATACAAAACTTTACAATGAGCAACTCGCCATAACTTACTGCTAGGGATTGGTGCGCTTCCCTGTAAACTGGAGTAAGTGGCAGATAAATAGGCAATAAATGACTGTGCTGTGGTCTAAACTGGACAATCTACGCTTTTTGGGAGGTAGTCAAATTTAAGCGATCGCCTGATAATAGCAGCAAGTCTTGTTTTATCTGCGTAGTTCTGTAGTTAAAAAATTGTCCGTTTTCCGCACATTTTGCTAGAAACTACTTACACGCCTGAGTAGGGTGTGAGGGCTAAAGTTTTCGTTCCTTCAGTCAGGAGAACGCGATCGCAGAGGTTAAGCAGTTCTACCTCAGTCTGCGTCCGTCGCATCAGTCGCAGGAAATCACCTTCAGCGTCAACACTCAAGGCAATGTAATTGAGGAACCTTTTGAGGTAGCCGATGCGCGATCGCACTGGCATAGTTGCCGCTGTTGGGGTTTGCCATAAACGATCAATATAGTTGCGTACCTCTACTAAAGGAACGGGCGTAATCGGCTCGAAGCGCAAAGCCTGTCGAATTTGATTAAAAAGCCAAGGATTCCCGATCGCCCAGCGTCCCACCATCACACCCGCCGCGCCCGTTTGAGAAAGCACTTCCAGGGCAGTTTTCGCCGAGTAGATATTGCCATTGGCCAGCACTGGACAATCGACCCGTCTGACCGCTTCAGCGATCAAATCATACTTTACTGCCCCGTGATACATATCTTTCACCGTGCGACCATGCACACTCAGCAAATCAATACTGTGGCGATTTATTACATCTAGAATTTCGTAAAAGGTATCTGTATTTTCAAAGCCTACCCGCATCTTCACAGTCAAAGGTCGATCATTCACTGCTTGCCGCAATTCTCCCAAAATCCGATCCACTTTTTCTGGTGAAAGCAGCAATCCACCCCCAACATTTTTGCGATAAATTCTAGGTGCTGGACAGCCCATGTTCAAGTCAACTCCAGCGATATTATAGCCGCAGAGTTCCCGTGCTGTTCTTACTAAGTCTGGAATGCTTTCGCCAATCATTTGAGCAAAAACCGGGCGACCCGTGTCGTTTTCGGTGATTGCTGCCAGAATGCTCCGATTCAGCCGTGAGGTATCATTGACGCGGAAATACTCGGTGAAGAAATAGTCAGGACTGCCGTAGTGGGCAATCACCTTCATAAACCAGTGGTTTGTCACATCCTGCATGGGCGCAAGAGCGGTGAGGGGGAGGTCTTTTTGGAGCGATTGGGGGAGTGATACCTGGGACATAGAGATGAACAGCGATCGACAGGTGATAGCGTACCTGTGGCAATTTGATATTTATCTTAGCCTCTCACGAATGGGGACAGAGGCTGACTAACTTTGTATACAAAAGTTTACAATCCGCAAACTCCCCATAACTTACTGCTAGGCAGTGGAGCGCTTCCCTGTAAACTGGAGTTAGTCGCAGATATATAGCCAATAAATGACTGTGCTGTGGTCTAAACTAGACAATCTACGCTTTTGGGGAGGTAGTCAAATTCAAGCGATCGCCTGATAATAGCATCAAGTCCTGTTTTATCTGCGTAGCTCTGTAGTTAAAAAATTGTCATATAATTGTGTAGTATCGCTAACCTTATTTAAGAGCGATCGCGTTACCATTTGGTCACGTTGCTTTTTTAAAAGTTTTATTCTAGAATTTTCTGGTTAAAATAGTATATCTGTTCTACTGAACCTCCCAGCCCAAGATTCCTGACATCCAGATAATTCCTATATTTAGAGGTCCCTAATGGCTATCAACACAGATACTTCTGGCAAAGAAAAAGCATTAAATATAGTACTCAACCAGATTGAGCGCAGCTTCGGTAAAGGAGCAATCATGCGCCTGGGTGATGCTACCCGGATGCGAGTAGAGACAATTTCCACAGGGGCGCTCACCTTAGATTTAGCATTGGGCGGAGGATTACCCAAAGGACGGGTAATTGAAATTTATGGGCCAGAAAGTTCTGGTAAAACCACAGTAGCGCTACACGCCCTCGCCGAAGTCCAAAAAAATGGCGGTGTTGCCGCCTTCGTTGATGCAGAACACGCCCTAGATCCTACCTATGCGGCAGCTTTGGGTGTAGATATTGAAAACTTGCTAGTTTCCCAACCTGATACAGGCGAATCTGCTTTAGAAATTGTCGATCAGCTGGTGCGCTCCGCCGCAGTTGATATTGTCGTCATCGACTCAGTAGCAGCACTAGTACCTCGTGCCGAAATTGAAGGAGATATGGGTGACATCCACGTTGGACTTCAAGCCCGGTTGATGAGCCAAGCTCTCCGTAAAATCACTGGCAACATAGGTAAATCAGGCTGTACAGTCATTTTCATCAACCAGTTGCGGCAGAAAATCGGTATTACTTACGGTAGCCCAGAAACTACAACTGGCGGTAACGCCTTGAAATTTTACGCCTCAGTCCGCCTGGATATTCGCCGGATTCAAACCTTGAAAAAAGGCACTGAAGAATTTGGTAACCGAGTCAAAGTCAAAGTCGCCAAAAATAAAGTTGCACCGCCCTTTAGAGTCGCGGAATTTGACATTATCTTTGGTAAAGGAGTTTCCACCTTGGGTTGTCTGGTTGACTTAGCAGAAGAAACAGGCGTGATTGTTCGCAAAGGAGCCTGGTACAGTTACAACGGTGATAACATTTCCCAAGGTCGAGACAACGCTATCAAGTACCTAGAAGAAAAGCCCGAATTTGCTGCCGAAATCAAGGAACTGGTGCGACAAAAGCTAGATATGGGGGCTGTTGTTTCTGCTAACTCTGTAGCCAAAGCTAATCAGGAAGAAGAAGAAGAAGTGGAATTAGAAGAAGAAGAATAGCACTGATGCGCGTTCTGAATTAATCAAACAGAACGTGTAAATACTGCAATATCTGACAAAAGACTGGATTGATATAGATTCAGTCTTTTCTATTTTAAATTACAATAACCCTCGTTTACCATTGGGGCGGATTGTCATCCAATTGGTTTTCGCTAACCCTAGCTGCTCATCAGAAACCTTGGCACCAGAGAGATTAGCACCACACAGATTAGCTCCTCGGAGATTAGCATTGCTGAGATAGGCCTCACTGAGGTCTGCGCCTCGCAGGTCTGCTCCTTCTAAATCCGCATGGTTGAAATAGGCTTTGCTCACATTAGCGTCCCTGAGATTTGCTTTATTGAGACTAGCTCTGCCAAAGTCGCTATTGTGGAGATTAGCACCTTGGAGATTAGTACCTTGCAATTGAGCCGAATGAAAATTTGTTTCGGATAAGTCAGCACCCGGCAATTTCAGAAAACTTAAATTGTGTAGAGCAAAATCCCGTCTTCCCTTCAAATAAGCCGTGAGTAAACTTTGGGAATTTAATTTGCGCCCTTGAGAATTGTGACGCTGGGAACTAATACTGGTGTTGTTAGCCACATTTGCTGGTTTATCTGCCGAATATCCCTGACGTATTCCCTCGGCTTCTGCATTCTTGGCTCGTCTAGCTCGGATTGCTGCGGCTACTTGTGCTGCACCTCCTCCGCTATTAGCCGCAGGAGAAGGGTTGTGGAATAAAATAGCAGAATTTTCCACGCTGTGATTTGTTGGCTCTTTAACACTAGCATCCGATTTAACCAGCAAGCTCTGGGCTAAACTGTCCAAATAGGGTTCCATCTCTAAGGCTCGCAGTACTTCTTCTGCTGACTGGTAGCGATTGCGTACTGACACGTCTAACATTTTTCGCATCACAGTGGTGAGATGATCATTGGCTTGTACCAGATGCTCCCACATCATCTCGCCTGTTTTGGGATTGTAATCTAAATCTTTAGGAGTTTTAGCACTCAGCAGATAAACACAGGTCACACCCAGGGCGTAGATATCACTGGCGTACACTGGACGCATAGCCATTTGCTCTGGAGGTGCGAAACCAGGAGTACCAATAGCGTATGCCGTTAATGCTGTCTGTCCTGATTGGTTGAGTGCTGCTTGGCTGACTTGATTTTTCACAGCACCAAAGTCAATCAGCACCATTCTGGCATCTTGAGTCCGGCGAATTAAATTAGCTGGCTTGATGTCACGGTGAATTACTTTTTGCTCGTGGATGTATTGCAACAACGGCAAAGTCTCGCTCAAAAACTGTTTGATTCCCGCTTCGCTGAAGATCCCATTCTGTTTCACCTCTTGTTGCAGAGTCGAACCACTAATATATTCTTGAATTAAATAAAATTGTTCTTGCTCTTCAAAATAGTCAAGTAGCCTTGGTACTTGAGGATGATTGCCAATCTTACCTAAGGTTCTGGCTTCTCGCTCAAATAACTCTCGCGCCATTTGCAAGATGTGTGGTGCGGTTCCGGAAGGACGTAGTTGTTTAATTACGCAACTCGGTTCTCCTGGTAAGGCTTGGTCGTTAGCTAAGAATGTTGCTCCGAAGCCACCTTGACCTAATGGTTTGACCACCCGATAGCGATCGCGCAATAATAGTCGCGCGCCACATGAGTGACACCTGTGGCTATATGCCTTATTTTCTGGATTGGTACAGGTAGGATTTAAGCAATAGCTCATGCACTGTCAACTCGCTGCACGAATAATGACTGAAAGCGTTACACTCACTTTTAATTATTAACACTCACAATTAACTCTTGCTAGGTGATTTTTGGGGTAAATGCTGGAAATAGCTCCTCAAGTTAACTCAGGACTACGTAAAAGAATGATCAAAACAAGATTATTTATTATACTTACCGTCTCAAATAGTGTCTAGGCTATTTTTTGGGTAAAATATAACATTTAGTCTTCAAATTCGGAATTTTTTGGAGTTCAGTTAATAATTATACTTAATTTCTGACAATTATTTAAATTTTTTTTTCACAGTTTTCTTTCCTCACAAATTCAACCGTCTGAATAATGACTGAACATATGTTCATATGTTATAAGAGAATTATTCAAAAGTGATGGAGAAAAATATGAATACCGTAACCCAAATGAAATGCGCTTGTCCCAATTGCCTGTGTATTGTTTCACTTGAGGATGCGATCAACAAAGAAGGTAAATACTATTGTTCTGAAGGCTGTGCTGAAGGTCACAAAACGATCAAAGGCTGTGGTCATAATGGCTGTGGCTGTTAAATAGTAGAGACGCGATTAATCGCGTCTCAGTAAGTGCTGAGTCCTGGCTAAAAAAAAAGCACCTGTAGTGCTACTGTTTTTGAGATATGTTTTGACAGTCTCCCCTCTCCTTAGCAAAACTACGGTGTACACACAAGTCCTGCCTGTCTGCGTTTGAGCCTGTTTTGCCCCCTAAATCCCCCAAGTTTGGGGACTTGGAAAATTCTTGTTCCCCCATAATTGGGGCTTAGGGGGCGATTCGATCACTTGTGTGTACACGGTAGCCTTCTCCCATTGGGAGACGCTACGCGAAAGCAAGGAGAGGGGTTGGGGGTGAGGTTGTGTACTTAATTAAATCAGCACTCAACACTTAGAGACTAGATAGAACTTCTCGTGCAACAGCTAATGTCTGCTCAATATCGGCTTCAGTGTGAGCCAAAGAGGTAAAACCAGCCTCAAACTGAGAAGGTGCTAAATAAACACCACGCTCTAACATCCCACGATGGAAGCGACCAAATT
This Nodularia sp. LEGE 06071 DNA region includes the following protein-coding sequences:
- a CDS encoding type II toxin-antitoxin system VapC family toxin yields the protein MNKVEKSLIDTDILSEIIKRVNPVIIAKANIYLNEFDKYTISVITVMEIVEGWQKRKQEQRLQQFLTILNSQEILSFELTEAVLAGRIYADLEAVGKRIGYPDCMIAAIAIHHNLTLVTGNLSHYQRIQNLGYSLRLDNWRL
- a CDS encoding HD domain-containing protein, with translation MKTKAPLPHDFLKNQKVSAIVEAYFEFNHLKQLYRQGWLQRGIPSQNCESVAEHSFCVTLLALFLVESYFPELDKWKVICMALLHDLGEIHAGDFTPLDNVESSEKQRLEYQSVEKVLSKLPGGSTHLALWKEYEAGTSPEARFIHEIDCLEMGLQASVYRQQNLVDPKSFFASAQKVLCDSRLLQILQELESLKICDDMENYDNKTIQ
- a CDS encoding tRNA-dihydrouridine synthase family protein, producing MSQVSLPQSLQKDLPLTALAPMQDVTNHWFMKVIAHYGSPDYFFTEYFRVNDTSRLNRSILAAITENDTGRPVFAQMIGESIPDLVRTARELCGYNIAGVDLNMGCPAPRIYRKNVGGGLLLSPEKVDRILGELRQAVNDRPLTVKMRVGFENTDTFYEILDVINRHSIDLLSVHGRTVKDMYHGAVKYDLIAEAVRRVDCPVLANGNIYSAKTALEVLSQTGAAGVMVGRWAIGNPWLFNQIRQALRFEPITPVPLVEVRNYIDRLWQTPTAATMPVRSRIGYLKRFLNYIALSVDAEGDFLRLMRRTQTEVELLNLCDRVLLTEGTKTLALTPYSGV
- the recA gene encoding recombinase RecA, coding for MAINTDTSGKEKALNIVLNQIERSFGKGAIMRLGDATRMRVETISTGALTLDLALGGGLPKGRVIEIYGPESSGKTTVALHALAEVQKNGGVAAFVDAEHALDPTYAAALGVDIENLLVSQPDTGESALEIVDQLVRSAAVDIVVIDSVAALVPRAEIEGDMGDIHVGLQARLMSQALRKITGNIGKSGCTVIFINQLRQKIGITYGSPETTTGGNALKFYASVRLDIRRIQTLKKGTEEFGNRVKVKVAKNKVAPPFRVAEFDIIFGKGVSTLGCLVDLAEETGVIVRKGAWYSYNGDNISQGRDNAIKYLEEKPEFAAEIKELVRQKLDMGAVVSANSVAKANQEEEEEVELEEEE
- a CDS encoding serine/threonine-protein kinase, whose translation is MSYCLNPTCTNPENKAYSHRCHSCGARLLLRDRYRVVKPLGQGGFGATFLANDQALPGEPSCVIKQLRPSGTAPHILQMARELFEREARTLGKIGNHPQVPRLLDYFEEQEQFYLIQEYISGSTLQQEVKQNGIFSEAGIKQFLSETLPLLQYIHEQKVIHRDIKPANLIRRTQDARMVLIDFGAVKNQVSQAALNQSGQTALTAYAIGTPGFAPPEQMAMRPVYASDIYALGVTCVYLLSAKTPKDLDYNPKTGEMMWEHLVQANDHLTTVMRKMLDVSVRNRYQSAEEVLRALEMEPYLDSLAQSLLVKSDASVKEPTNHSVENSAILFHNPSPAANSGGGAAQVAAAIRARRAKNAEAEGIRQGYSADKPANVANNTSISSQRHNSQGRKLNSQSLLTAYLKGRRDFALHNLSFLKLPGADLSETNFHSAQLQGTNLQGANLHNSDFGRASLNKANLRDANVSKAYFNHADLEGADLRGADLSEAYLSNANLRGANLCGANLSGAKVSDEQLGLAKTNWMTIRPNGKRGLL
- a CDS encoding metallothionein; translation: MNTVTQMKCACPNCLCIVSLEDAINKEGKYYCSEGCAEGHKTIKGCGHNGCGC